One Verrucomicrobiota bacterium genomic window carries:
- a CDS encoding fibronectin type III domain-containing protein has product MKLITTGQYTKMVQLELFSNSREIANAVKATPKFASLGTQADAILAKATLAETQHAERKKMEDDLKKLILRDITNHEELQGMIEELAVDAEAISLDPQDLIGLHFTLQKTPEPVGQLGKVLDVRLEPGDDAGTGKIRWKSMKGAQLYQVQMTDGDPNGNTWKLLTADKKCKLLLEGLTSGKNNWVRVRAKGAAGWGPWSDPAKAMIP; this is encoded by the coding sequence GAAACTGATCACTACCGGTCAATACACCAAAATGGTGCAACTCGAACTGTTCTCGAACTCCAGGGAAATCGCCAACGCCGTGAAGGCGACCCCCAAGTTTGCCAGCCTGGGTACCCAGGCCGATGCCATTCTGGCCAAGGCCACCCTTGCGGAGACCCAGCACGCCGAGCGCAAGAAAATGGAAGACGACCTGAAGAAACTGATCCTGCGCGATATTACCAATCACGAGGAACTTCAAGGCATGATCGAGGAACTCGCGGTGGATGCCGAGGCCATCTCCCTCGATCCCCAGGACCTCATCGGCCTGCACTTCACCCTGCAAAAGACGCCCGAGCCCGTCGGTCAGCTTGGCAAGGTGCTGGACGTGCGTCTGGAGCCCGGCGACGACGCGGGCACGGGCAAAATCCGTTGGAAATCCATGAAGGGCGCGCAACTCTACCAAGTGCAGATGACGGACGGCGACCCGAACGGAAACACCTGGAAGCTGCTCACCGCGGACAAGAAGTGCAAGCTCCTGCTCGAAGGCCTGACCTCCGGGAAGAACAACTGGGTGCGCGTGCGCGCCAAAGGCGCCGCCGGTTGGGGCCCCTGGAGCGACCCCGCCAAAGCCATGATCCCCTAA